From the Pseudarthrobacter sp. MM222 genome, one window contains:
- a CDS encoding phosphotransferase, giving the protein MLLPATSPELICHNDLAPWNLILGERWVCIDWDGAGPSSRVWDLAYAAQSFAGLWEGADPNDAGIRLRALVDGYGTDDILRRALPETIVLRVRAMYELLCDAKATGFQPWAGMYDDGHGAHWKATTEYVSQHIGGWRKALNS; this is encoded by the coding sequence ATGCTGCTGCCTGCCACGTCTCCCGAGTTGATCTGCCACAATGACCTTGCTCCCTGGAACCTCATCCTGGGGGAACGGTGGGTATGCATCGACTGGGACGGAGCCGGCCCCAGCTCACGGGTCTGGGACCTCGCCTACGCTGCGCAGTCATTCGCCGGATTGTGGGAAGGTGCCGACCCTAACGACGCCGGCATCCGCCTTCGCGCCCTGGTCGATGGATACGGCACAGATGACATCCTGCGCCGAGCCCTTCCCGAGACAATAGTTCTCCGCGTCCGGGCAATGTACGAGCTGCTGTGCGACGCGAAAGCAACAGGTTTCCAGCCTTGGGCGGGCATGTACGACGACGGGCACGGTGCTCACTGGAAGGCAACAACCGAGTACGTCTCACAGCACATCGGCGGATGGCGCAAGGCGCTCAACAGCTAG
- a CDS encoding APC family permease, which yields MSHHPPPPTLPVVTSTKGLKAGSIGIGPTVALGLAAVAPAYSLAVTLGFVVVAVGSSTPAAFLLGFLPILFTAFAFRDLNREMPDCGGVFVWISRVFGPWAGWYFGGWVPQVATFIASAALAQVATTYLLNFLGLGWAASQPVIVAAVACGLIAMSGVVAARGIELSAWLQYALIALQLIALGGFCIGAFAAVATGSAGEAAEQPRLDWFNPFASGDLSGLVSGVILCLFIYWGWDALIAVNEETIDRKGTPGRAVVITTVILLFFYVVTATAAVGFAGTAGITDPATVSDVLSVLGPQATGGLFGQVIVLAVGLSALAALMTVAVSTPRSWLSMGTYGALPRATTKMHPLWGTPITSITWWAMISIAVTVVLTAISADFIGLAILSVGLMIAAYYAATALACVVYFAPEMRTSASALWLKGILPGLGSLLMMGAFAYSAVDMLSPEYAGLSWLGIGTVFWIGIGALAVGVLVIAVIRPRLRPFFTGKTIPRGTYSTRNELQSILSSETEA from the coding sequence ATGTCACATCACCCTCCACCCCCCACCCTCCCTGTTGTCACCTCGACGAAAGGACTGAAGGCGGGCTCAATCGGCATCGGCCCGACCGTGGCCCTTGGCCTCGCCGCCGTGGCACCGGCGTACAGCCTGGCCGTTACCCTAGGTTTCGTTGTCGTCGCGGTCGGGTCGAGTACACCCGCGGCGTTCCTTCTGGGATTCTTGCCGATCCTGTTCACGGCCTTCGCATTCCGAGATCTCAACCGGGAAATGCCTGACTGCGGCGGGGTCTTCGTCTGGATATCGCGGGTCTTCGGCCCATGGGCCGGCTGGTACTTCGGCGGCTGGGTGCCCCAGGTCGCCACCTTCATTGCCAGCGCGGCCCTGGCGCAGGTTGCCACGACGTACCTACTTAACTTCCTTGGACTCGGCTGGGCCGCCTCCCAACCGGTCATCGTCGCCGCCGTCGCGTGCGGGCTGATCGCGATGAGCGGCGTCGTGGCAGCAAGGGGAATCGAACTCTCGGCTTGGCTTCAGTACGCGCTGATTGCCTTGCAGCTGATTGCCCTGGGCGGTTTCTGCATCGGCGCCTTTGCCGCCGTGGCCACCGGCAGCGCAGGGGAAGCTGCTGAGCAGCCAAGGCTGGACTGGTTCAACCCCTTTGCCTCCGGCGATCTCTCGGGCCTGGTCTCCGGCGTGATCCTGTGTCTGTTCATCTACTGGGGCTGGGACGCCTTGATTGCGGTCAATGAGGAAACGATAGACCGCAAAGGAACACCCGGGCGGGCCGTTGTCATCACCACCGTGATCCTTCTGTTCTTCTACGTCGTCACCGCGACGGCAGCCGTCGGGTTTGCCGGGACCGCCGGCATCACGGATCCCGCAACCGTCTCGGACGTCCTGTCCGTGCTCGGCCCCCAGGCCACCGGCGGTCTCTTCGGGCAGGTCATTGTCCTCGCCGTCGGACTCTCCGCGCTGGCGGCCCTGATGACGGTCGCCGTCAGCACCCCACGGTCCTGGCTGAGCATGGGAACCTACGGTGCACTGCCCCGGGCCACCACGAAAATGCATCCCTTATGGGGAACGCCGATAACGTCCATCACGTGGTGGGCGATGATAAGTATTGCCGTGACGGTGGTTCTGACAGCAATCAGTGCCGACTTCATCGGCCTGGCCATTCTGTCAGTGGGCCTGATGATTGCCGCCTACTACGCCGCGACCGCGCTGGCCTGTGTCGTGTACTTTGCTCCTGAGATGCGCACCTCGGCCTCCGCGCTCTGGCTGAAGGGCATCCTCCCGGGCTTGGGCTCCCTCCTAATGATGGGAGCGTTTGCGTACAGCGCGGTCGACATGTTGTCCCCCGAATACGCCGGGCTCTCCTGGCTCGGCATCGGAACCGTGTTCTGGATCGGAATCGGCGCCCTGGCAGTAGGCGTTCTGGTCATTGCCGTCATCCGCCCCCGGCTCCGGCCCTTCTTCACCGGGAAAACGATCCCCCGGGGAACTTACTCCACCCGCAACGAACTGCAATCCATCCTGAGCAGCGAAACCGAGGCATAA
- a CDS encoding carbon-nitrogen hydrolase family protein — protein sequence MPYDVEATWERFAAQAETAKELGPEVDIIVAPELLLAAPGEFLIPDPEGETRSAGPIPSALTNKIADLARRLGVWLVPGSLLETEGGNTYNTAIAVSPEGEIVARYRKLFPWRPFETTTPGDSFVTFDIPDRGRVGLAICFDGSFPEVARQLAWLGAEVIIQPTLTTTRDREMEIVMSRANAFANQVYVVNVNGADPSAVGESVIVDPEGTIMQHARGGEEILYGVLDLDRVTQVRRYGTHGINRPWAQLQDQQGILSFPMYGGAQFLPPAWSNEELDRRRPRPFSGALS from the coding sequence GTGCCCTACGACGTCGAAGCCACCTGGGAGCGTTTCGCCGCCCAGGCCGAAACCGCCAAGGAGCTCGGCCCTGAGGTCGACATCATCGTCGCACCCGAACTTTTGCTGGCGGCGCCCGGGGAATTCCTGATCCCGGACCCTGAGGGCGAAACCCGCTCCGCCGGCCCCATCCCCAGCGCGCTCACCAACAAGATCGCGGATCTGGCCCGCCGCCTGGGGGTCTGGCTCGTGCCCGGATCCCTGCTGGAAACCGAGGGCGGGAACACCTACAACACGGCAATCGCGGTCTCCCCCGAAGGCGAAATCGTGGCCCGCTACAGGAAGCTCTTTCCCTGGCGCCCGTTCGAAACCACCACGCCGGGCGATTCGTTCGTGACCTTCGACATCCCCGACCGGGGACGCGTAGGCCTAGCCATCTGCTTCGATGGAAGCTTCCCCGAGGTCGCCAGGCAACTGGCATGGCTCGGCGCCGAAGTCATCATCCAGCCCACCCTCACCACCACCCGGGACAGGGAAATGGAAATCGTGATGTCCCGGGCCAACGCCTTCGCCAATCAGGTCTACGTCGTCAACGTCAACGGCGCCGACCCGTCAGCAGTCGGAGAAAGCGTCATCGTGGACCCGGAAGGCACCATCATGCAGCACGCTAGAGGAGGCGAGGAAATCCTCTACGGAGTCCTGGATCTCGACAGGGTCACCCAGGTCCGCCGCTACGGAACCCACGGCATCAACCGGCCCTGGGCGCAACTCCAGGACCAGCAAGGAATCCTGTCATTCCCTATGTACGGCGGCGCACAATTCCTGCCGCCGGCCTGGAGCAACGAGGAGCTTGACCGCCGACGCCCCCGCCCGTTCAGCGGCGCGCTCTCCTGA
- a CDS encoding TetR/AcrR family transcriptional regulator has product MAGLSKREVRRREIAAAAQAVAAREGAEGATLRAIAAEVGMAANAVLYYYGSLAEITNAAVKASSDRFLEKLSEAVRADMSPTARLAAVIGAGSAGLDDDASRILYEYWPHSLRDGEMRRIQEELTNTQQTIYEEIITDGTRAGMFFPVLAPAKIARTLVAQEDGLLMDVLAGTASSDYVLDLIGSLAAALLGIEPESLLEQIHCPERSLPGV; this is encoded by the coding sequence ATGGCAGGCCTCAGCAAGAGGGAAGTACGCCGCAGGGAGATTGCAGCGGCAGCGCAGGCCGTCGCCGCGCGTGAGGGTGCCGAGGGGGCTACATTGCGCGCAATAGCGGCCGAAGTCGGGATGGCCGCCAATGCCGTCCTGTATTACTACGGAAGCCTCGCTGAAATCACCAATGCAGCGGTCAAGGCCTCGTCCGATCGCTTTCTTGAGAAACTGTCGGAAGCAGTACGCGCGGACATGAGCCCAACGGCCAGGCTGGCCGCCGTGATCGGTGCGGGCTCAGCCGGGCTGGACGATGACGCTTCCAGGATCCTGTACGAATACTGGCCCCACTCGCTCCGGGACGGTGAGATGCGCCGGATCCAGGAGGAGCTCACGAACACCCAGCAGACCATCTACGAAGAAATCATTACCGACGGGACCCGGGCTGGAATGTTTTTCCCCGTCCTTGCCCCCGCGAAAATCGCGCGTACCCTCGTTGCCCAGGAAGACGGCCTTTTGATGGACGTGCTGGCCGGAACCGCCAGCAGCGACTACGTACTGGACCTGATCGGGAGCCTCGCGGCCGCCCTGCTCGGTATCGAACCCGAGTCACTGCTGGAACAGATTCATTGCCCGGAACGGTCCCTGCCTGGCGTGTGA